A genomic region of Synechococcus sp. NOUM97013 contains the following coding sequences:
- a CDS encoding DUF3086 domain-containing protein — protein MPDDTDLTPQDATPAAEGSEDVTSTAPAPETAAASSDTTASAEATGTPPSDGGSEALIQLALTDLQGRRDALHQEIEALSQRKKSLEKEMTASFTGQSDAIARKVKGFQDYLGGALQGLVQSVETMELVVQPMVVQPSPLDAEAAANAAEPAAATTGAAPAVADTFRPDEELIRANLTRFLEQPDFYADPWKLRRSLDASDTAVLDDWFFNQGGRGAQASRGSRPRNVLVGAALIAVIGELYGDQFQTLVLAGRPERLGEWRRGLQDALGLGREDFGPSSGIVLFERGDALVERADRLEERGEVPLILIDAAERFVDIPVLQFPLWLAFAAGPGETYEDDDDLL, from the coding sequence ATGCCTGACGACACCGACCTGACGCCCCAAGACGCGACGCCTGCCGCGGAGGGTTCCGAGGACGTCACCAGCACAGCGCCAGCCCCTGAAACGGCAGCAGCCAGTTCCGACACCACAGCCAGTGCTGAGGCCACAGGTACGCCGCCCAGCGACGGCGGCAGCGAGGCCCTGATCCAGCTGGCCCTCACCGATCTGCAGGGCCGCCGCGATGCCCTGCACCAGGAGATCGAAGCCCTGAGCCAGCGCAAAAAATCGCTGGAGAAGGAGATGACCGCCAGCTTCACGGGGCAGTCCGATGCGATCGCACGCAAGGTGAAAGGGTTCCAGGACTACCTGGGCGGAGCCCTGCAGGGCCTGGTGCAGTCGGTGGAGACCATGGAGCTGGTGGTGCAACCGATGGTGGTGCAGCCCTCACCACTGGACGCCGAAGCCGCTGCCAACGCCGCTGAACCCGCCGCCGCCACGACTGGCGCCGCACCGGCGGTAGCGGACACCTTCCGTCCCGATGAAGAGCTGATCCGCGCCAACCTCACCCGCTTCCTGGAACAGCCCGACTTCTACGCCGACCCCTGGAAGCTGCGCCGCAGCCTCGATGCCAGCGACACGGCGGTGCTCGACGACTGGTTCTTCAACCAGGGGGGCCGTGGCGCCCAGGCCAGCCGCGGCAGCCGCCCGCGCAATGTGCTGGTGGGCGCTGCGCTGATCGCGGTGATCGGCGAGCTGTACGGCGATCAATTCCAGACGCTGGTGCTGGCCGGCCGGCCGGAACGACTAGGAGAATGGCGCCGGGGCCTGCAGGATGCCCTCGGCCTAGGCCGGGAAGACTTCGGCCCCAGCAGCGGCATCGTTCTGTTTGAACGGGGCGACGCCCTGGTGGAACGGGCCGACCGCCTGGAGGAACGCGGCGAGGTGCCGCTGATCCTGATCGACGCGGCCGAGCGGTTCGTGGACATCCCTGTGCTTCAGTTCCCGCTCTGGCTGGCCTTCGCAGCAGGGCCAGGCGAAACCTACGAAGACGACGACGACCTGCTCTGA
- the plsY gene encoding glycerol-3-phosphate 1-O-acyltransferase PlsY, with protein MPFLALLLGYLLGSLPCGYLAGRWCKGIDLRTIGSGSTGATNVLRNVGKGPALVVFLLDVAKGAAAVLLAGALTAAHPLNDWIQVLAGLAALAGHIWPVWLGFKGGKAVATGLGLFLGLAWPVGLACFGVFLAVFSLSKIVSLASVVAAISLPLLMTAGSSSNANLLVALVAMVLVLWRHRSNIQRLINGTEPKIGQKS; from the coding sequence ATGCCCTTCCTTGCACTGCTGCTGGGCTACCTGCTCGGCTCCCTGCCCTGCGGCTATCTGGCCGGTCGCTGGTGCAAAGGCATTGACCTGCGCACGATCGGGTCAGGCTCCACCGGCGCCACCAACGTGCTGCGCAACGTGGGCAAAGGGCCGGCGCTGGTGGTGTTCCTGCTGGATGTAGCCAAGGGTGCTGCCGCCGTGCTGCTGGCCGGCGCCTTGACCGCCGCGCATCCACTCAACGACTGGATTCAGGTGCTGGCGGGCCTGGCGGCCCTGGCCGGACACATCTGGCCAGTGTGGCTGGGCTTCAAGGGCGGCAAGGCGGTGGCCACGGGGCTGGGCCTGTTCCTGGGCCTGGCCTGGCCGGTGGGACTGGCCTGCTTCGGGGTGTTTCTGGCGGTGTTCAGCCTCAGCAAGATCGTGTCGCTCGCCAGTGTGGTGGCCGCGATCAGCCTGCCGCTGCTAATGACCGCCGGTTCCAGCAGCAACGCCAACCTGCTGGTGGCGTTGGTGGCGATGGTGCTGGTGCTCTGGCGCCACCGCAGCAACATCCAGCGGCTGATCAACGGCACTGAGCCCAAAATCGGCCAGAAGTCTTGA
- a CDS encoding tetratricopeptide repeat protein codes for MVLVSPTSQATLVVESSRWLLCPLPKVASTLLKRLAVIADGREPHEIAALGETRPALAIHRPQIHALPAFVQLSASQQDQWRQDPHALRLAVTRHPAERLLSFWHDKLHLLDPAYAPLNASVQAANRLDPADACSFAAFLDHLGEHWEYLRGDVHLTPQRQTLADAELFNLHLDREQLVAQLPGSLEPFLSADRLERILAELKTYSQQYRQPLSRLWKDAYTKEGLAVVERLYGEDLEAYSYSLPRRCNATQKSFTAIESDAFVDPLLQLRERHQQISGLQQQLIDLQQQLVAANEALAHPPLPSITLFEGTWPDHNAPEAGLAHLYEALAQKRFQEVVDQAIALQGHPHAGEVAYLEGLAQAGLGHHERALRCFEAAQAAGFLTPFVLFNGGNACRALGNPSEGLRLYREALSVHPRFSECRHNLALALLELDQQPEAERELRLLLRDQPGYAQASFCLGNLLRDQKRNPEAIEAFRLCLEHAPNYPDAWNNLGLVQAGSGDVDAAMASYRHALTLDADFRPSRQNLAQALIQQKRHGEALEQFERFGQIQGLNATETVVGLQGRIACLMELGRYGDGLAVADGCHADRRVQLMTRLHVLPVLYSTDDQVSEVRQRWSDDASELYALLEGITQEDSSWEVLYAHAWSLTNFYLAYQMDDDRPLQELYAGILDRILRPRLDAFMQPLPQRDPADASPLKVGVISPHLMNHNGSIWALGWLEGIAGNPGYEIFSYNLSESEDSGSARFASLGTYRHLPLRPEEPELMLQQIRDDQLDLLIYTDIGMHPASKVTSVLQLAPVQAQGWGHPISSGSRTIHYYFSGEGMEPEGNEAHYSETLYRLPNTGLNYEVPAALHDGQLLYDKFDLPRDRPILNSLQSTFKYLPRHDWIYAEIAKRHPEAFIVLVGHMGNGSVADGLYERLRPHFQERGLEIENHLRILPRLDYGDFMGLFSISHHTIDTIDWNGGNSSMQSFSLDCPVVTLPTTFMRGRHTVAMLEVLELPALIASDVDDYVAISCRLLDDASFHQHMRDSIRERKSRLFYDKSVAEAFQLAVETVCRQAPAVGQKSAGLRPMPVSTLASGISNERAAA; via the coding sequence ATGGTGTTGGTTTCACCAACTTCACAAGCCACGTTGGTGGTGGAGAGCTCCCGTTGGCTGTTGTGCCCTCTCCCCAAAGTTGCTTCCACTTTGCTTAAGCGTTTGGCAGTGATCGCCGATGGTCGCGAACCGCATGAAATTGCAGCGTTAGGTGAAACGCGCCCCGCATTGGCGATTCATCGGCCACAGATTCATGCGTTGCCGGCGTTTGTGCAGCTTTCTGCAAGCCAGCAGGACCAGTGGCGACAAGATCCTCATGCCCTGCGCTTGGCGGTGACCCGTCATCCTGCAGAGCGCTTGTTGTCGTTTTGGCACGACAAGCTTCACCTGTTGGACCCTGCCTACGCCCCGTTGAATGCCTCAGTACAGGCGGCTAATCGGCTCGATCCTGCGGATGCATGCAGCTTTGCGGCTTTTCTCGACCATCTTGGAGAGCATTGGGAGTACTTGCGGGGGGATGTTCACCTCACGCCCCAGCGCCAGACCTTGGCTGATGCGGAGTTGTTCAATCTGCATTTGGATCGTGAGCAATTGGTGGCGCAGCTGCCGGGATCCCTTGAGCCCTTCCTGTCAGCGGATCGTCTGGAGCGTATTCTCGCCGAATTAAAGACGTATAGCCAGCAATACCGGCAGCCTTTAAGTCGTCTATGGAAAGACGCCTACACAAAAGAAGGATTGGCGGTGGTGGAGCGGCTGTATGGCGAGGATTTGGAGGCCTACAGCTACAGCTTGCCCCGCCGTTGCAACGCGACACAGAAGTCATTCACTGCTATTGAAAGTGATGCCTTTGTGGATCCGCTTCTGCAGCTCAGGGAGCGACATCAGCAGATTTCGGGATTGCAGCAGCAATTGATCGACCTACAGCAACAACTGGTTGCTGCAAATGAGGCCCTTGCTCATCCCCCCCTCCCCTCCATCACGCTCTTTGAGGGAACCTGGCCGGATCACAACGCGCCTGAGGCTGGCTTGGCGCACCTCTATGAGGCACTGGCTCAGAAGCGCTTTCAGGAGGTGGTGGATCAGGCCATTGCCTTGCAAGGGCACCCCCATGCAGGTGAAGTGGCATACCTCGAAGGCCTTGCTCAGGCTGGGTTGGGACACCACGAACGGGCACTTCGCTGCTTTGAGGCCGCTCAAGCTGCAGGGTTTTTGACGCCCTTTGTGCTGTTCAACGGAGGTAACGCTTGTCGAGCTCTCGGCAACCCTTCGGAAGGTTTGCGCCTTTATCGAGAAGCTTTATCGGTCCATCCGCGTTTCAGTGAATGCCGCCACAATCTTGCTCTTGCGTTGCTTGAGTTGGATCAACAGCCAGAGGCTGAGCGGGAACTGCGCTTGCTTCTGCGAGATCAACCCGGATACGCCCAGGCTTCCTTCTGCTTAGGCAACCTGCTGCGCGATCAGAAACGCAATCCTGAGGCCATCGAAGCGTTCCGCCTCTGCCTCGAGCACGCGCCCAACTACCCCGATGCCTGGAACAACCTCGGCTTGGTGCAGGCCGGCAGTGGCGATGTCGATGCCGCCATGGCCAGCTACCGCCATGCACTCACGCTGGACGCGGATTTCAGGCCTTCTCGTCAGAACTTGGCCCAAGCACTGATTCAACAAAAACGGCACGGTGAGGCTCTCGAGCAGTTTGAGCGCTTTGGTCAGATCCAGGGCCTTAATGCCACTGAGACCGTGGTGGGTTTGCAGGGACGGATCGCATGCTTGATGGAGCTAGGTCGCTACGGCGACGGCCTGGCGGTTGCTGATGGATGCCATGCGGATCGTCGGGTGCAGCTCATGACACGTCTGCATGTGTTGCCGGTTCTTTATTCCACCGATGATCAGGTGAGCGAGGTGCGTCAACGCTGGAGCGATGACGCCAGCGAGCTTTACGCGTTGCTTGAGGGGATTACCCAAGAGGATTCTTCCTGGGAGGTGCTCTACGCCCATGCCTGGTCGCTCACCAATTTCTATCTGGCCTATCAGATGGACGACGACCGACCGCTTCAGGAGCTCTATGCCGGAATCCTCGATCGCATCCTCCGCCCACGCCTGGATGCCTTCATGCAGCCACTTCCCCAGCGGGACCCTGCAGACGCCAGCCCGTTGAAGGTAGGAGTGATCTCACCGCACTTGATGAACCACAACGGCTCGATCTGGGCCCTCGGGTGGTTGGAGGGCATTGCCGGCAATCCCGGATACGAGATCTTCAGCTACAACCTCTCCGAATCGGAGGACTCTGGCAGCGCCCGATTTGCTTCGTTGGGCACCTATCGACACTTGCCGCTGCGGCCTGAAGAACCTGAGCTGATGCTGCAGCAGATCCGCGACGATCAACTTGATCTCCTGATTTACACCGACATTGGAATGCATCCCGCCAGCAAGGTGACTTCCGTGCTGCAACTTGCTCCGGTCCAGGCCCAGGGCTGGGGCCACCCGATCAGTAGCGGATCCCGCACGATTCACTACTACTTTTCTGGTGAGGGGATGGAGCCAGAGGGCAACGAGGCCCACTACAGCGAGACGCTTTACCGGCTGCCCAACACCGGCCTGAATTACGAGGTGCCGGCGGCCCTTCACGACGGCCAATTGCTTTACGACAAGTTCGACTTACCGCGCGATCGACCCATCCTCAATTCGCTGCAGAGCACGTTCAAATATTTGCCCCGTCACGATTGGATTTACGCCGAAATTGCCAAGCGCCATCCCGAGGCATTCATTGTTCTGGTGGGTCATATGGGCAATGGCAGTGTTGCCGATGGCCTCTATGAGCGCTTGCGTCCTCACTTTCAGGAGCGGGGCCTTGAGATTGAGAACCACCTGCGAATTTTGCCCCGGCTTGACTACGGCGATTTCATGGGTCTTTTTTCCATCAGCCACCACACCATCGACACGATCGATTGGAACGGCGGCAACAGTTCGATGCAGTCCTTCTCGCTTGACTGCCCTGTCGTCACTCTCCCTACCACCTTTATGCGCGGGCGCCACACGGTGGCGATGCTTGAGGTTCTTGAGCTTCCGGCACTGATCGCTAGTGATGTCGACGATTACGTCGCGATCTCTTGCCGACTTCTCGACGATGCGAGTTTTCACCAGCACATGCGTGACAGCATTCGCGAGCGCAAGTCACGACTTTTTTACGACAAGAGCGTGGCCGAAGCTTTCCAGCTGGCGGTTGAGACGGTGTGTCGACAAGCCCCCGCCGTGGGGCAGAAATCCGCAGGCCTTCGCCCGATGCCGGTGAGCACTCTTGCCTCTGGGATCTCCAACGAGCGGGCCGCAGCATGA
- a CDS encoding sulfotransferase family 2 domain-containing protein, with product MSVRLQASDPLPGVCAQGLPQWSAIQLHLQSGASLTPLLPLGDDAGIVWIPKNGCSTIKRAWLQLQHCAEPSLLDDPHRAVLRHTHWLNREELEALAPYRSLMAIWRDPIDRFVSACRSHLRELTSPAVHEKLRRYSNGDDTLYQQAVEQHHQLFIRHGVTSFAEDRDPMEVMNAVALALPQWIQCHIDWSHHTLPQVAYLGGDPGVYHSLLGMEQITPLLQHWQQVSGVVINVTPRHVSSELTDDDPWRCLQRDQLSPDALQALQQFYAADWAFLELAQQMLGPMQLEPARQAA from the coding sequence ATGAGTGTCCGTCTGCAAGCCAGCGATCCCCTGCCTGGTGTGTGTGCGCAGGGACTCCCTCAGTGGTCTGCCATTCAGCTGCATTTGCAGAGCGGTGCGAGCTTGACGCCGTTGTTGCCCCTGGGTGATGACGCCGGCATTGTTTGGATTCCCAAGAATGGCTGCAGCACAATCAAGCGGGCCTGGCTGCAGCTACAGCACTGTGCTGAGCCATCGCTTCTTGATGATCCTCACCGCGCTGTTTTGCGTCACACCCACTGGCTCAATCGCGAGGAGCTTGAGGCGCTGGCTCCGTATCGCAGCCTGATGGCGATCTGGCGTGATCCGATCGACCGTTTCGTCTCAGCCTGTCGTAGCCATCTGCGCGAACTCACCAGTCCCGCCGTCCACGAGAAGTTACGGCGTTACAGCAATGGTGATGACACGCTTTACCAACAGGCGGTGGAGCAACACCATCAGTTGTTCATTCGCCACGGGGTCACCAGCTTTGCTGAAGATCGCGACCCCATGGAGGTGATGAATGCGGTGGCGCTCGCGTTACCGCAATGGATCCAATGCCACATCGATTGGAGTCATCACACCCTTCCCCAAGTGGCTTACCTGGGTGGCGATCCCGGCGTGTATCACTCGCTTCTGGGGATGGAGCAGATCACACCCTTGCTGCAACATTGGCAACAGGTGAGCGGTGTGGTGATCAACGTCACACCGCGGCATGTGTCGTCTGAATTGACCGATGATGATCCCTGGCGTTGTCTGCAGCGGGATCAGCTCAGTCCAGATGCCCTGCAGGCCCTACAACAGTTCTATGCCGCCGATTGGGCCTTCCTCGAGCTGGCTCAGCAGATGCTCGGACCGATGCAGCTTGAGCCAGCGAGGCAGGCTGCATGA